The Leptospira koniambonensis sequence AACATTTATCAAAATTATTATCCCGAATATTAAATGGGGACTATTATACGGATTAATTCTTTGTAACGCGAGAGCGATGGGAGAATTCGGAGCGGTTTCCGTATTATCAGGGCATATCCGTGGAAAAACGAATACATTGCCTCTACAAATAGAAATGTTGTACAATGAGTATAATTCTGTGGGAGCATTTTCTGCGGCTTCTGTACTTGTATTCCTTTCCTTACTTACCCTACTCTTAAAAACAATTTTAGAAAGAAATCTTCATCGAAGAGAAGAGATAGTGATTCCTGAAGAACTTGTCGGGGAAAAAAATTCAAAAAAAAAGAAAGGTCCTCAGGATTTTCAGATTTAGGAGTATAGAATGTCCATAGAGATTCGAAATGTAAGCAAACGATTCGGAAAATTCCAAGCCTTGGACCAAGTGGACCTTACCATTCCTGAAGGAAATCTGGTCGCATTACTTGGACCTTCCGGAAGCGGCAAGACCACTCTACTTAGGATCATTGCAGGCTTAGACACTCCTGACGAAGGCGAAGTATTATTCAATGGAGAAAAATCCAAATCCAAAAATTCCAAGGACAGAGGAGTAGGATTCGTATTCCAACATTATGCTCTCTTCCGTCACATGACAATTTTTGAGAATATCGCATTCGGTCTAAAAGTCCGTCCAAGATCTACAAGACCTTCTAAACAAGAGATCCAAGAGAAAGTATTCCAACTTCTGAAACTTGTTCAGTTAGAAAATTTCCATGCAAGATTTCCTTTCGAGTTATCCGGAGGGCAAAGACAAAGGGTGGCATTAGCAAGAGCTTTAGCAATTGAACCTAAGTTTTTACTTTTGGACGAACCTTTCGGAGCCTTGGATGCAAAAGTTAGAAAAGAATTACGCACCTGGCTCAGAAGACTTCATGATGAGATCCATATTACAAGTGTGTTCGTAACTCATGACCAAGAAGAAGCATTGGAAGTCAGCGATTCTATCGTTATCTTAAGATCCGGAAAAATCGAGCAGATCGGTACTCCTGACGAAGTATATAATAAACCTAAAACTCCTTTCGTATTCCATTTCTTAGGCGATGTAAACCTATTCCATGGAAGGATCCACGAAGGAACTGCAAAGATAGGCGATCTAAATGTAGAAACACCTGAACATTCAGACGTGGTAGATAAAGAAGGAGTTGCTTACGTTAGACCTTATGACGTAGAAATTTCCAGAACTTCTTCCCAAGGTATTCCTGCAGAAATCCAGTATATTCATTCTACCGGTAGAAATGTAAGAATAGAATTAAAACGTTTAGATTCAGGAACTCTAATCGAGTCATTATTAGACCAATCTGCTTTTAAAGAATTGAATCTATTACCTGGTGAAACAGTTTATTTAAGGATCAGAAAAGCCAAAGTATATGTAGAATATTTGGAAGATTTTTCGATCTAATTAGAAAGAATTAGAAAAGAATAATAAAGAAAATCCCCGCATTACCGGGGATTTTTTGTATCAGTAGATCTTATTTGGTCAGTATCTCAGTACCTGTTCCGTTCCCCCAAGTACCTTCTAATCGATTTCCACCATTTTTAACAGTATAGATAACTGGGTAAGTATCGCCCCAATCTACTGTTAAAGTGCTTCCACTCAAAGTACCTGTTCCAGAAAAACTATTTCCTACAGACCATTCAAAATTGTAAGACCCATCCTCATTTAAAGTGATCGTAACACTTCCTTTGTATTTACTTCCGTTCGGATTTGTACCTGTTACCTTATAAGTTCCGTAAACGTTCGAAGTTTGAGCACTCAAATAAGAGAAGGAAATGGTCAAAGCGATCACGGTGAATAAAGCTATAATTTTTGCTTTAGGGTTTCTAAACATGAATACCTCCCAGGTTGAGGGGAAAATCTAAACATAGATCCGGATCTAATCAAGATCTTTATGCGAACTCAGAAAACATTTATTTCCAACTGGAATCTCTCTAAATACAGGAATTGTAGCCTCGGACAATCCATTTTCTGGATTCTGACGGGTCAATCACCGCGTCTATTTCTAGATAAGAAGCCATATTGATCGCCTTTCCTCTTTCGTAAGCTTCAGAAACTAAATGTTCAAATAGAATTTGTCTCTCTTTCCAATCTTTCACTTCTGAAAGTTCCTTTTGATATCCTGTTCTAATTTCTCCTTCAATGCCCATTGCACCAAACTCACCAGTCGGCCAAGAGATTGTAAATACGGGAGAATGAAAACTTCCAGCAGCCATAGCCATTGCACCTAATCCATAACCCTTTCTGAGAATAATCGTGAACACTGGAACTTGTAAAGAAGCACCTGCCTCAAAAAGTTTCGCAGCTTTACGCACGAGTCCTTTCTTCTCAGCTTCCGGTCCTACCATAAAACCAGGTGTATCACAAAGAAATAATATAGGAAGTTTATTAAGGTCGCAAAATTCAGCAAACTCAGAAGCCTTTTCTGCTCCTTCTGCATCGATTGCTCCACCTAAATGAGTTGGATTATTGGCAATCAAACCTAAAGACCTCCCTTCTATTCGGATAAGAGAAGTCACAATTCCTTTTGCAAAATCCTTTTTGAATTCTAAAACAGAATCAGTATCCGCCAGGGAAGAAATGACAGAACGAATATCATAAGACCTCAAACGATTTTCTGGAATTAAGGTCCTT is a genomic window containing:
- a CDS encoding fibronectin-binding protein; this translates as MFRNPKAKIIALFTVIALTISFSYLSAQTSNVYGTYKVTGTNPNGSKYKGSVTITLNEDGSYNFEWSVGNSFSGTGTLSGSTLTVDWGDTYPVIYTVKNGGNRLEGTWGNGTGTEILTK
- a CDS encoding sulfate/molybdate ABC transporter ATP-binding protein, with the translated sequence MSIEIRNVSKRFGKFQALDQVDLTIPEGNLVALLGPSGSGKTTLLRIIAGLDTPDEGEVLFNGEKSKSKNSKDRGVGFVFQHYALFRHMTIFENIAFGLKVRPRSTRPSKQEIQEKVFQLLKLVQLENFHARFPFELSGGQRQRVALARALAIEPKFLLLDEPFGALDAKVRKELRTWLRRLHDEIHITSVFVTHDQEEALEVSDSIVILRSGKIEQIGTPDEVYNKPKTPFVFHFLGDVNLFHGRIHEGTAKIGDLNVETPEHSDVVDKEGVAYVRPYDVEISRTSSQGIPAEIQYIHSTGRNVRIELKRLDSGTLIESLLDQSAFKELNLLPGETVYLRIRKAKVYVEYLEDFSI